The Candidatus Cloacimonadota bacterium nucleotide sequence CGTGGACCATGGAAAAACCTCCATTCTGGATTATATCCGGAGCACAAACCTGGTTGCCGGAGAATCCGGAGGCATCACTCAACACATCGGTGCCTACCAGATTGAGATAAATAATAACAAAATCACATTTTTGGATACCCCGGGACATGAAGCTTTCACCGCCATGCGCTCACGTGGCGCAAATATCACGGATATCGCTGTGATCGTGGTTGCCGCCAGTGAAGGTGTGAAGCCGCAGACGAAGGAAGCGATTGACCATGCCAAAGCGGCGGGGGTGAACCTGATTGTTGCCATCAACAAGGTTGACCTGCCGGATGCCAATGTTGACCGCGTGATTGCGCAGCTTTTGGATTATGGCGTTTTGTTGGAACAATATGGTGGCGACGTGCCTTGGTGTCGCACATCGGTTGTTACCGGCGAAGGAATCTTGAATTTGATTGAACTGATTCTTCTGACCGCGGAGATGATGGAACTGAAAGCACGTCGTGAAGTGCCCGGTATGGCGGTTGTGATCGAGGCCAGCAAAGACACCCGCATGGGTTCGGCGGCCACGATTTTGATGCAGGAAGGAAAACTCAGCAAGGGTGATATATACGTTTGCGGCGCCACCCATGGCAGGGTGCGCCGGATAGAAAATGAACGCGGACAAGAGGTTGAATCGCTCTATCCCGCGGACGTGGGCAGAATCTACGGGCTTTCCGACACGCCCAAAGCCGGTGACAATTTGAACCAGGTTGACAGCGAAAAAACCGCGCGTTCCATCAGCACGGAACGTAACCAGATACGCTTGGAACGCGAGAAATATCAGAATAAATCATCGCTGCAAAATATCTTTGCCCGCATCCAGGAAGAGCAGGTGAGCGAACTGAACATCATTATCAAGACCGATACGGATGGTTCGGCTGAAGCTTTGGCAGACTCGCTGCAGAAGATTTCCAACGAAGAAGTGCAGGTGAATATCATCCACAAAAACGTTGGCGGCATCAGCGAAGCGGACGTGAACCTGGCTTCCGCTGCCAACGCGGTGATAATTGGTTTCCACGTTCGCGCGAGCCAGCAGGCACGCAAATTGGCAGAAGATGAAGGCGTGGAAATCAAGCTTTACCAGATTATCTACGATGCCATCGAGGACGTGCGCCAAAGCCTGATTGGAATGCTGGAACCGGAATTTGAAGAACAAATAATCGGCGCCGCCACCGTGCGTCAGGTTTTCAAAATCAAAAAAGTGGGGACTGTGGCTGGTTGCCAGGTTGATAAAGGCTCCATCAAGCGCGGCTGCAAAGTGCGCCTGTATCGAAACGACGTTTTAGTTGCCGAAGATGATCTTTCCACCTTGAAACACTATGCCGACGATGTGAACGAAGTCCGCGCTGGCACGGAATGCGGCCTTTCCCTGGAGAACTATTCTGATATCAAGGAAGGTGACGTTTTGGAATGCTTTGTCCTGGAAGAAGTTGCTAAAAAACTATGAGCAAATCGCATCGCATCCCACGTTTGCAGGAAGCGCTGAAACAGCTGTTCAACCTCGCTCTTCAGCAGAAATTGCGT carries:
- the infB gene encoding translation initiation factor IF-2, with the protein product MQIRVHELAKELKISTMALRKHLTDMNVIVKSHMSLVDPEVADMIRTKYNEQMAAEKKAEKDRRRLHEMRQAAKAGKTAAEPEPKKKVAKAESEAPKEKKAAKPAREKKKAAKTEPVEEPVLEEAVEEVVEVEAPEPEQPEKYIPPEKEAPTHRIIVPFTQATPVQPRGKRVTKPKPADETQERKPARGRRKPDAPRVTVQQAPPPEIPVQTPDAKKFGKAKPKHDDLGEKSKHKKAVASTTRRSRRKEEPLHEADEAEISRNIKKVMQKTSKRKKYHREAQHVREESDGPAIISEYTSVNELAKILNVTAAEIISKFFAMGQLVTINQRLDRDSLEMICDEFNVDFSFEEEYGAEILDRELEQYDEVEEEPRPPVVTIMGHVDHGKTSILDYIRSTNLVAGESGGITQHIGAYQIEINNNKITFLDTPGHEAFTAMRSRGANITDIAVIVVAASEGVKPQTKEAIDHAKAAGVNLIVAINKVDLPDANVDRVIAQLLDYGVLLEQYGGDVPWCRTSVVTGEGILNLIELILLTAEMMELKARREVPGMAVVIEASKDTRMGSAATILMQEGKLSKGDIYVCGATHGRVRRIENERGQEVESLYPADVGRIYGLSDTPKAGDNLNQVDSEKTARSISTERNQIRLEREKYQNKSSLQNIFARIQEEQVSELNIIIKTDTDGSAEALADSLQKISNEEVQVNIIHKNVGGISEADVNLASAANAVIIGFHVRASQQARKLAEDEGVEIKLYQIIYDAIEDVRQSLIGMLEPEFEEQIIGAATVRQVFKIKKVGTVAGCQVDKGSIKRGCKVRLYRNDVLVAEDDLSTLKHYADDVNEVRAGTECGLSLENYSDIKEGDVLECFVLEEVAKKL